CCGGAGACCTTCAGTGTGTTAGACTGACGTGATAACCAACTACACCACGAAACCTGTTGAACATTGATTAGATACACACAATATATAGTATAGTGATCAAATTCTGATAGGGGCTCAACATTAGTTACGCAATTGAAAGTACAGAGAGTTTTggtacaaaacaaaaagcttgtGTTGTTTCAATATAAACCTCAAGTTTTGATACAAAACAAGTTCTCAATCACTAAAAAACGTAACGTTTTATAAAATGTATGGTTGTTGACTTGTTATTAAACCTTACTGGCCACGAAATCGCTGTTTGTAGCTTCCCATATGACAGTACCATCACaagaacaaagttttttgtagttttctcCAACCCCTGCGCTTCTAGCAATCACTGCGGCGGTCAATCCGGGGCCTGACTTATTATCATCGGTCTTGTACACCACGACGGCTCTCCCGATAAGGTCTGCAACCTtgagtttctctttctttcccgAATAAAAGGCCTCTCCGTTTTTGTCTGCCTCTAGTGTTCCCAGGTCTCCCAATGGCtgacagaagaaaaagagagtttttaGAGGATTGTGATGACATTTTCGTTTTCTAAGAATGCGTTTCACCAACCTCTGTGCCAGTTTGATCTTGAAATGGATTGTACAAGCTCCCTGTGCTGGCTGCTCCGTTTGTGAGATCTCCATACTCGTTGATACACCAGCTGTGGGTTCCGGGTGACAAACCGGTAAAGTTGGCTTCGATTCTTGCAAGTTCCATACTGACCTGAGCAAATCGGACTACCCCGAAAATGTCAGGGCCTTTGAATTCTGCTACTGCAGCTGAGACTAAGAAATCTGCCAAAACACATCACAAAgtaaatatcataaaacaaatgaGGAAAGAGGTCATCAATGAAAGACAAACCGTGGAATTGAAACGGTAAATCCTCAAATTCAATACTGTCAGTGTATTAAAGAGTAGCTCAAGAATGGAAAATTGCCAGTACGTAAATCTTCTTAATGTTGaactaaacataaacacaaGCCATGTACTCCTTACATGTTCTATGAGCTGAGAAaatatatcttctttcttttgatgttcaaatctttcttctcaaacaaaaaccaaagtgACCCGAGAAGAGATATCTAACCTTGAGGAACACCTTGTCCAATTAAGCGAGCTTTTCGACCAGTTTGCTCCAAAGCTTGAGTCATAGCCTTAACAGGGGAAGATCCAAGTATCCTCACAACTTGATTGGACAAATCCACCTCCACTTTCTCAATACCTTACAAGATTAAAAATTTCCATTACACATAATAAGCACCAACAAAGTAAATCATAACCAAACAGACGACGATTAATAAAGTTGTTTCTCCTACTACCTTCAATGGTTTCTAATTTGTTCTTCACAGCATTAACACAACCCTCACATGTCATATCCACCATAAACTCAGTCTGGAACACACAACACAAGTTCTCACTAgctcaaatccaaaaattgtTGTATAAAGATACAGGATTACGAGAAAGACTTACAAGAAGCTGAGGCATGGCTCGATCCTCCTGCAAATCAAATTCAGCTACTTAAATACTTAATCATCGAATCAGGAAAGCGAAAAAGCTCAAATTGGAAATAGGGTATTTCAAAAGTTCAAAGCTTTAAACCAAAACCTGATGGAGATTACGATCAGAAGTGAGAGCAGTCGCCATCGGAGAGCTAACGAAGCTTCGTGAAAGTCCCAAGAGACGTGGAGACGATCGGGAGAGGAAGGAGAAattgagagattgagatttgGGGTTggtagaggaagaagaagaagaagaagagaaggcgATCGCGATGGGAATCGCAGAGGCGGCGGCTACGACGGCTGAAGTCGTTGCCACTGACCTGAGAATTGATGCCATTATCTTGCTTCTTCAGTTTTTGCGGCTTTTTATTTCTGACCTTTCAACAAcctttaaattttatcatttttaattaaaaaataaatcggTTAATCTGGGGATCACTATTACTTTGGTAAATTAATGTGCAGTAATTCTGTTGTTATTACAAACAGTTGGTGTTATTACCTTAAACGCAATAATATTTCAGAGGGAGTTTATTGATGATACAAAAAACAGTTTTAGCCAAAGCCAGGAGGGAGTTCaggatcttcttcatcatcattatatGCTTCTCCTTTGTTATCTTGTACATCATCACTACATGCCTCTCCTTTGTTATCTTCTACAGCTCCTTTAATCAGCTCTTGCTTCTGTTTACTCGCTGGACTGGTGTTGAAATCAgttcttgcttctttttttggtgttgGAATCTTATGTTCCATTTCTCTAGCGGATGTTCCGCGTTTCTCGCCTCTCGGGTTAGATAATGTGGCGTAGACGGATTGAACGGTTTCTCTGATTTCATTCTTCATCCCGTCTTCTGATCTTATTATCCCCCATAAACCATCTGAGAGCTGGCTTAGCATCTTGCTCCTACAGGAAACAATCCAAAAAATTTAGTACGCTTGTGTCATAATCATTTACAACAACAGGAGTTAGCTGAATAGAAGAAAATCCCTCTTAATTTACCCGACTTCTTCGAATATCGCATCAGAGAGTTGCCtggttttcatattttgagcACCATGTCGTTTCAAAGATGTTGACTCCTTGACAACTGATATCATATTATTCCGTAAATCCTCCTGCAATCCAGTAACCGCTTTAATAGTCAGATCACAATGCAAACACAGGCAGTCCAGAAGAACAAAGCTCAAGATGTTTATCAAACactgttaaaagaaaattcctTGTTGCCTTACATAAACTTCTCCGGCTAAGAAAGTAGTAACCTTCACTCTTATCTAAATATTCTACCAAGTTGCGCTAATGACAATGCCCATTCGATGGATAAGTATAAAGACTCCTCAAAGACAATGAACACTATACCAGCTATAAGTAAGATGTCAAACCAATTCACAGTAAGTGATACTGAAATTCTGAATCAGCTATAGTAGGCCTATAGCTGTGATCTAACAGCTTAACACCATTAAGAGAACTCTCTCCCCTAGGATCTGATTCATctaagaaaaactaaaggcATCTTGATAAACTCTCCGAATCATCAATGGTTTACTTACTTCCACGCCTCTAAAGCAACTTCAGATACACTTatcccaaaatcaaaatcaaatgacCAAACTTTCCCTATCTTAAACAACTGGTATTGTTAGGAATCCCATATTAACACAAACCTTCCCTGAGACCAAGCTCAAACTTATCTTTGCACACAACTAACCATATCACTTGTTTCAACACTACAACAGTACACACGAAACGAaaagatcaaattttttgGAGTGAGTTCCGAGAAGCTACTGATGAAAGTACCTAAAACCATTTATGGAGGACTATTGGGCTCAGTCTATATGAACCAAAAGAGCAAACTTTATACAAATTCTCAATCGAAATCTCTATTACTCAAGTCAAACTAACAAAAGATTCCAATTTGATGATCTTttgaaacaatcaaaatcGACTAATCATTATCACTGGTCCTAACAAAGCCACGAATGTACTGGGAATCGAGAGAATATGAACCCTAATTAGAGGAgcaaggaaagaaaaacacacgATGTGCAATGCGAAGACGacggagaaagagaaagagggcTTACGTTTTCTTTGAGGCGGCGAATGATTTTGAGACGGAGACGATCAAAATCTCCGTCGTCCTTAAGCTTCTCTACAACTTCCTCTTTGCTTATCTTCCTCGCCATACCCATCATCTCTCACTCTTCCTTCCTTCCTCTggattttctatttctttccttttatttttttcaaaaagtcgtatttaataaaatcaataattttgtttgcatCTATTTAAATTGTCAGGGCTTCATGATGCATCATGGATCTACAAATCACAAATTAAACCATAATTGAATAGTTAATTAgctattttatagttttaacaATATTCcttatctatttttcttttgtaattagtaaatttaacttttaaactCTTGTGTTTGAACCGATCCACttgtaaaattatagtttGTTCGTCTTCATTCACGTTTATATTTTACGAGTGACCTTTGCTGAATgttgatgtatatatgttcatttaaCATAATTGCCAACATGGTCACCACCATGTTCATGCACAAAGCActtcataatcataatcatgACACACGACACGATTATGTTGTTATATGGAACAAGTTCAAATGGACCATAAGATGAAAGTCAGACCTAATCCTGACCCCAATATCTATTCCctttaattcattaaaatcCACCAATTATTGCAAAATTTGGTATCTTTCAAGTGTCCACATCATCCTTCGAAATTAATTAGACTCTAATTTGCCCCCTATATGAAGAATTTGGAATATTGAAATCGTTCTTAATCGaggatatataaataaata
This sequence is a window from Arabidopsis thaliana chromosome 1 sequence. Protein-coding genes within it:
- a CDS encoding uncharacterized protein (unknown protein; BEST Arabidopsis thaliana protein match is: unknown protein (TAIR:AT1G56420.1); Has 54 Blast hits to 53 proteins in 13 species: Archae - 0; Bacteria - 0; Metazoa - 0; Fungi - 0; Plants - 54; Viruses - 0; Other Eukaryotes - 0 (source: NCBI BLink).) — its product is MMGMARKISKEEVVEKLKDDGDFDRLRLKIIRRLKENEDLRNNMISVVKESTSLKRHGAQNMKTRQLSDAIFEEVGSKMLSQLSDGLWGIIRSEDGMKNEIRETVQSVYATLSNPRGEKRGTSAREMEHKIPTPKKEARTDFNTSPASKQKQELIKGAVEDNKGEACSDDVQDNKGEAYNDDEEDPELPPGFG
- the CCS gene encoding copper chaperone for SOD1 (copper chaperone for SOD1 (CCS); FUNCTIONS IN: superoxide dismutase copper chaperone activity, superoxide dismutase activity; INVOLVED IN: cellular copper ion homeostasis; LOCATED IN: chloroplast; EXPRESSED IN: 22 plant structures; EXPRESSED DURING: 13 growth stages; CONTAINS InterPro DOMAIN/s: Superoxide dismutase, copper/zinc binding (InterPro:IPR001424); BEST Arabidopsis thaliana protein match is: copper/zinc superoxide dismutase 2 (TAIR:AT2G28190.1); Has 35333 Blast hits to 34131 proteins in 2444 species: Archae - 798; Bacteria - 22429; Metazoa - 974; Fungi - 991; Plants - 531; Viruses - 0; Other Eukaryotes - 9610 (source: NCBI BLink).), producing MTQALEQTGRKARLIGQGVPQDFLVSAAVAEFKGPDIFGVVRFAQVSMELARIEANFTGLSPGTHSWCINEYGDLTNGAASTGSLYNPFQDQTGTEPLGDLGTLEADKNGEAFYSGKKEKLKVADLIGRAVVVYKTDDNKSGPGLTAAVIARSAGVGENYKKLCSCDGTVIWEATNSDFVASKV
- the CCS gene encoding copper chaperone for SOD1 (copper chaperone for SOD1 (CCS); FUNCTIONS IN: superoxide dismutase copper chaperone activity, superoxide dismutase activity; INVOLVED IN: cellular copper ion homeostasis; LOCATED IN: chloroplast; EXPRESSED IN: 22 plant structures; EXPRESSED DURING: 13 growth stages; CONTAINS InterPro DOMAIN/s: Heavy metal transport/detoxification protein (InterPro:IPR006121), Superoxide dismutase, copper/zinc binding (InterPro:IPR001424); BEST Arabidopsis thaliana protein match is: copper/zinc superoxide dismutase 2 (TAIR:AT2G28190.1); Has 35333 Blast hits to 34131 proteins in 2444 species: Archae - 798; Bacteria - 22429; Metazoa - 974; Fungi - 991; Plants - 531; Viruses - 0; Other Eukaryotes - 9610 (source: NCBI BLink).), which encodes MVDMTCEGCVNAVKNKLETIEGIEKVEVDLSNQVVRILGSSPVKAMTQALEQTGRKARLIGQGVPQDFLVSAAVAEFKGPDIFGVVRFAQVSMELARIEANFTGLSPGTHSWCINEYGDLTNGAASTGSLYNPFQDQTGTEPLGDLGTLEADKNGEAFYSGKKEKLKVADLIGRAVVVYKTDDNKSGPGLTAAVIARSAGVGENYKKLCSCDGTVIWEATNSDFVASKV
- the CCS gene encoding copper chaperone for SOD1 (copper chaperone for SOD1 (CCS); FUNCTIONS IN: superoxide dismutase copper chaperone activity, superoxide dismutase activity; INVOLVED IN: cellular copper ion homeostasis; LOCATED IN: chloroplast; EXPRESSED IN: 22 plant structures; EXPRESSED DURING: 13 growth stages; CONTAINS InterPro DOMAIN/s: Superoxide dismutase, copper/zinc binding (InterPro:IPR001424), Heavy metal transport/detoxification protein (InterPro:IPR006121); BEST Arabidopsis thaliana protein match is: copper/zinc superoxide dismutase 2 (TAIR:AT2G28190.1); Has 3500 Blast hits to 3494 proteins in 885 species: Archae - 2; Bacteria - 672; Metazoa - 1229; Fungi - 394; Plants - 875; Viruses - 122; Other Eukaryotes - 206 (source: NCBI BLink).), encoding MASILRSVATTSAVVAAASAIPIAIAFSSSSSSSSTNPKSQSLNFSFLSRSSPRLLGLSRSFVSSPMATALTSDRNLHQEDRAMPQLLTEFMVDMTCEGCVNAVKNKLETIEGIEKVEVDLSNQVVRILGSSPVKAMTQALEQTGRKARLIGQGVPQDFLVSAAVAEFKGPDIFGVVRFAQVSMELARIEANFTGLSPGTHSWCINEYGDLTNGAASTGSLYNPFQDQTGTEPLGDLGTLEADKNGEAFYSGKKEKLKVADLIGRAVVVYKTDDNKSGPGLTAAVIARSAGVGENYKKLCSCDGTVIWEATNSDFVASKV